The window TTGACTTCTGAACCGATGGAGTCAATGATACCGGCAATCTCATGACCGCCGACAAAAGGAAGCGGCATATGCGACTCTCCGGTGTATGCGCGTTGCTCCCATGTGCACAGGGCACAGGCCTTAATCTGCATTAAAATTTGATGCTGTCCCGGAACAGGTTTGCGGACCTGTTTCAGTTCTGTCTTTTTTTCTCCGACAATCGCAATTACTTTCATAGTCTCACTCATACATTTTTCTCCTTCAATCCATAGTAAAATTGCAGAAACAGCGTTTTCAATTCATCATCTGTGGGTTCCTTCGGGCACAGAATGATATTGGCATCCGCCTTAGCACGCTCAATATATGCGGGTATTTTTTCAAGATAATCCTTTTCCGGCACCCCCGCCTCTGCGAGCGTTTTCGGCATCCCAACCGCGTCATACATTTTCCAGATTGTACGGATGAGTTCCTTTTGCTTTTCATCACTATTCCCTGTGATGCCGAGTTGATCGGCCACCTTTTCATAAAAGGCTTGAGGTGCGAGATAAGACATTGTATACGGGAGAAGCATCCCGGTCATTAATCCATGAGGCAGGTTGAAATCACCCCCCGCAAAATCCATGCCGTGCGCCATTCCGGTAATGGCGTTGCTGATTGCGGAACCTGCCATGGTAGCGGCAATATGCACTTTCTCTCTGGCGTCCGCGTCTCCGCTGTAAGAACGGGGCAGCTCTTTGATGAGCGTAATTGCGGCCTGACAGCCAATCTCTTTGACCAATCCGGAAGCGGTTTTGGACACGGAGGCTTCCATAGCGTGCGCAAGCGCATCTGTTCCAGAAAAAGCAATATTTTTCTTTGGAAGGCTTTTTAAAAGATCGAAATCAAGGATCGCACTGGTTGGCAGAATTTCATTGCTCAGAATCATGCGCTTATGTTTTTCATCATCCTTAATAACAGCACATCCCGTTGTTTCCGATCCAGTGCCGCTGGTCGTGGGGACAACCGTCAGCGTCGCTTTTCCCGGGAAGTGCTCAATCTGATAAGGCGTAAACGCCATGTTCCAGTCATAACGGGGAAGTTCATAAAACAGCCAGAGTGCTTTTGCCGCGTCCAAAACCGATCCGCCGCCGATCGCCACTATGTATTTGGGGGCATACCGGCGTATTTCCTCAATCGGTTCTTTCAGCATTTCCATGGTCGGTTCTCTGGGAACATCGCAGATCACCTTGTATTCGCAGTTATTCAAAATGTATTCTTTTAGAGTCTTTTCAAGGCCGAGCGCCTTCAGGATTGCCCTGTCGACCACCAACGCGATTCGGCCGTCTTTATATTCGCCGATTTGCGACAGGCTGCCCCGTCCAAGTGTATAATTCGTGGTACAAAACGATGCGTAATTCAATATAGTTTCCTCATTTCACAAAGGTGCAAATCTGCAGTTCCGCATAGCACCGTACAGCATTTTTATTTTATGATTTTCATGGCTTCGTCAACGGTAGCATTGCCATGAACCAGCGCCGTAATTGCCTTGCACATTTTTACCGGGCTGTCATTTCTGTAGATATTGCGGCCCATAATTACGCCGACCGCTCCGCAGTCAAGGGAGTCACGGATTTCCTGAAACAATTCCCGCTCGCCTCTTTTATTCCCGCCAAGAATCAGTACCGGACGATAGCAACCCTCCACCAGTTCTGTAAAGCTTTCCTTATCCCCCGTATAAGGCGTTTTAATAAAATCCGCACCAAGCTCACAACCAATGCGGGCAGCCAGCTTTAAATTATGCGGTGTGCGCAGGTCGTCAAACTTTCCAAACTCAAAACCGCGGGGCAGTGTTTCAGCACCAACAGGCATATTCCACTTTGCGCCGTCGCTGACAAGCTTCGCAAGAATTTTTGAATACGCCTGCTCTTCCGTTGCGCCGGGGAAATCCATACATACGACTCCATCCGCGCCAAGACGTACAGCATCTTCTACGCTTACCAAAAGGTCAAAGGGTGCGCCGTTTACATTTAAATCGGAAGTGCCGCCGTCGGCACGGATGAGAAGCCCCTTATTGCCAACACAATCAGCAAATCTGCTCGCTGTGCCTGCAGACATCAGGAAGCCGTCTGCGCCGCCCTCAATGCAGTCTTCAATCACTTTGTCAGGATGGTTCAGCTCCGGCAAAACATAAACTCCGGTGCCGTGGTCCATTGCCACCAAAAACGCTTTGCCGTCCTTTTGGATGATGTTGTTCATTCTTCTTTTCATGATTTTTCTCCTTCGTTTCATATAATAAATATTGAGTTGGCAGTGATTAAATGATACCCAGCAGCCCGCCGACTACGCCAAATACGATAATATATAGCATAATGCGGATAGAAGAGTGTCCTTTGTCCATTAGCTTTGCACAGCCGAATGTCAGCAGCAATGGAAGAATCTTGGGACATATGACATCGAACAGTTCTTTTTGGATGCTAAAGGTTTTACCAGCACTCTGTGCAATTTCGATGGAACATGAGAGGGACACATAATTTGCGACCAGTGCGCCCAGTACCATACAGCCCATAATGCTTGCCCCGACGACCACCTTATTGATAATTCCGCTTTCCAGCATATTGATGATCGCTTCGTTGCCCTTTTTATATCCGAGCATAAAGCCTAAATAAGAGATACCCAAAATAACTGCCGTAATGACAACGGAATATAATACCGGGCCGACCAAATTTCCTGAAACGGAAATGCTGATGGCAAATGCCAGTAGCAGCGGAACCAGAACACCTTGAATAACAGTATCGCCTATTCCCGACGACGGACCCATAAGGCCGGATTTGACGGAGTTGATCGCTTCATCATCCAGATCTGCACCCTCGGCCCGCTTTTCCTCCATGGCAACTGTTAAACCGACAATCGGCGAACCAAAACAGGGTTCCGAATTGAAAAAACCGGTATGACGCTGCATAGCAGCTTTTTTCCCTTCCGGATCATCTTTATAAAGGCGATTGATGATTGGGACCATAGCATGCAGAAATCCTATTCCCTGCATCCGTTCGTAGTTGTAGCAGGCCTGATTGTGAAAGAGCCAGTTGATCCACGATTTGCGCACATCGCCTCTGGTCAATTTTCCGGAAGTACCGTTCCCTTGTTTGATTTCTTCGGCATTCTTTGCATCAGCCGTATTATTCATTTGCAGCACCCCCAATTTTGTCTTTCAACTGCATGTAGACAATTGCTACACACAATGCCAGAGCACCAATCGCTATCATTGTCACACTCTTGAAATATGCCGTGATTAAGAAGCCGATGAAGAAGAAGATTTTTGCCTCTCCTTTGTATATTGCTTTCAGGTTCAAGGCGATGCCGAGCGCCGGCATCATGCCGCCGATAATAATTAAAATATTAAGCACTTTTTCACCAAGAAAATTGATGGCTCCCTGAATATATCCGGCGCCGAAATACGCGGCAAGGAAGCATGGAATCATCGTTATCAGGAACAACATGCCCTGTGGAAGCAGCACACTGGCAATCCACACTTTATTGGTTTTGCCATCCTCGGCATATTTGTCTGCCATATGTGCAAATATGGTGTCAAAAGTCATTCTGCCGAACCAAATTAGGGTTCCGATCAGTCCGATTGGCACAGCGATCGCAAGGGCGGCATTTGTGCTCAGTTTTGCCGTAATTGCAAGAGCGGCGCCCAAAACACCTGCCAGACAGGGGTCACCGGGAAGCGCACCGCCTGCGGAAATAAAACCGATATACATCAAATTAATTGTGGCACCCACAATAGTACCTGTGACAGGGTCGCCCAAGACAAGACCTGACAGGAATCCGGCTACAAGGGGTCTGTATACGGTATAGTAGCCGACCGGCCCCGCTATCAGGGAACTATTGCCAAGATAGTAAATGACTCCAAGCAGCAATGCTTGTATAACGTTCATTTAATACACCCTTTCTCACAATCCATTAATCAATAAATTTCGAGATATTAACCGGCCTTTCATCAGGAACCAGTTGATACTGCATTTCTATGCCCTTCTCAACAATGCGCTTCATACAGGCGATTTCATCTTCGCTTGCCGAAACATTCTTGGTAAATTTCTTTCTCCCCGCTTTCGCGCCCATACCGCCGAGGATAATCCGTTTGATTTCCACGCCGCTGGCAATCAGGTTTTCCAGAGCCTGTGGAGTCTTAACCAAAATAAGAATGTTTTCTCCGTTTTCAGGCCCTCCATTCAGAATTTCAGCCGCACACACCACAGACTGTACTTCCACGGAAATCTGCGGCGGCGCCGCAGCCTTTAAGATTTTCATCATAAAAGCATCTTTTATCAACGGATCATCTACGATCATAATACGGTTCACTTTAAACTGCTTTACCCAAGCTGTAACCACCTGACCATGTATCAGACGGTCGTCAATTCTGGTTAATACAATATTTTTCATCTTTACACCTCCTTTAACATTTCATTTACGTTTATAATCGTGGACTTTCCGTTTTCCACAATGGATGCACAAATTTCTTCAGCGGATTCGTATCCGCGCCGATCAAGCACTTCAAGCAGCAGGGGTAGGTTCATGCCCGTAATATGATAAAAATCGAGCTCCCCCATCTGCGCCGCTGTAACATTAAACGGGCTCCCGCATTTCAAATCCGTCAATACAATTACTTCCCCTCCCTTCAGAGCGCTTGTAATTGCCTGATTCACCCTTTCACGCAATTCATTTACATCTTCTCCTAAATGGAGTCCCAATGTCTGAACATGGTCCTGCTCACCGATAATCATTTCGGCGCTGTTTAAAATTGCGGCAGCGTAATCTCCGTGCGCCGCAAGGATAAGATTAACCAAAATTCTACCTCCCTGTTTCAAATTTGAGAAATAAAAAAAGGCCGACAGCATACAGTAACTTCGTATGCAATCGACCTTGTTCAGCTCAACCAAACCTATGGTTATCTCTCAACAATCTGCCAATTTCTCTATTAAATTTTTCAACAACCAAATCAACGGAAATAAACTCCGCATTCATCCGTAACAGGAATACCGTTATGATGTCTGCCAGATCTATTTCATAGCCTTATTATAATACAAGTTTCGAGTTAGTCAAGTGGATTTCGACAATTTTCACACTTCTCCAATGATAATCTATATTTTTTGTGAAATATGCTGTAGTTTTATGATAACTGCAACCTGAACAGAAGAATATCTACTTTTTGTGTGGAATTGACCTGAACATCTTCCAAAGAACAGCTCAGCCCTAAAACATTTGACAACTCGTCTTCCATTTGTTTTTTGCGGTCGTAATAATAAATTTCCCTGCTGTAATTGACCACACGGGCATTCTTTTCCTCTTTCAGAAGCGCCATCTCAAATTTTGTGAGCACACTTTTAAGCTCTACGGCAATCTCGGTTCCCTTAACATTTGTTTTAATAATTTGGGGTCCCTTACCCGTATCCTGCTTCAACATTGCTGCAAATACCTGTTTAATTTCATCTTCTTTTTTTAATTTTTCCTCTTTGTCCAGAATAAGACCATTCCCGGTCGCAATTCCCTGCTGAAGTTTGAGCACCTTAGCGGATACACTCTCCAGCGCTGCGACCAAATCATCGGTATCGACAGGTTTTAATATATATTTATTGATTCCCACATCGACGGCGCTTAAAATAATATCTCTGTCGGAAAGGGCGGTTGTGATAATAATCGGTACGTCTGAATTTGTTTTCCTAATTTCACGGCTCATTGCTACGCCACTCATCAGCGGCATCTTCAAATCCGTAATTACAATATCCGGATTTACGGAATGAAAAAGATTAAGCCCTAATACACCGTTCGTCGCCGTAAAGATTTTCCCCGCTTTTTTATGGAGGAAGATCTCGAGCTGCCGCAAGGTTTCCACGTCATCTTCCACCAAGATAATGCTTAAATTTGATAAAAAGCTTACTTTTTCCATCCTATTTCTCCCCGAATTTCTGAATAGAAACGCTGAACAAAGCGCCGCCGGGAACGTTTTGAAACGTAAGTGTGCCCTTAAAGGTCTCTTCAATGATTTTTTTGGACATATACAGCCCGATTCCGGTTCCGCTTACGCCTTTGGTGGAGAAATACGCCTGAAACAAATGCGGAATGCTGTCCTGTGGAATTCCGCCGCCGTTATCCTGAACGGAAAGGCAGATATCTGTCTTTTCCTCCGCCAGATTCAGACAGATCTCGCCGTCACCTGTCTCTTTTTCCACAATGGCGTCCACAGAATTGCCGATCAGATTGAGAATCACCTGCAAAAGCTGACTGCGGTACCCGTAAACCCTTGTATTTCCACTGTTATCTGTGTTGATCTGTATGTTGTTCTGTATTAGCCGGTCATGATTCATCTGGATGGCATACCGCACAACTTCCGCCACATCGAAACAGGATATTTCCGTATCCGGTTTAATAAAATTCCGGAAATCGTCGGCAGTAGATGACATCAGCTTTATTGTCTTTTTCGCCTCTTTGGTGAAGGAACGCATTAATTCCAGATTTTCTTCATCTTCATAGCAGTTTTCAATATTAGATACAATCAAAATCAAATGGTTGAGCGGCTGTTTCCACTGATGAACAATATCGCCTGTCAATTCCCCGACAGAAGCCAGACGGGACTGGTGGAGGATCATGCGATCTTTTTCAGCCATTTTAATCTGTTCAGACAGGATAAAATCCTCTTTGGTATTCTTTAGTTTCATTTCCAGCATTACCACCCAGAACAAAAGCGCAACCGCATCCAGCATCAGAAAAATCATGCGCCACATGACGCGATCATTGTATGCGCCTACAGATTTTATAACATTGGAATACATACTATCTTTTCCATTGTTCTCCGTGAGAGTTTGTTCCGACGCGATAGCGTCTCCTTGAATTTGCAGCATGAGAACCGACTGACCCTTTCGCGTATTCACCAGATCAACAGATAGGACCGTATTCCCTTCCCTGCCAATCAGGCGTGCACTTTCATTTTTTGCTTCTACTCCTTTTGGGCAAAGTGGATAAAGTCCGTCAATATGCAGCAGGTCAATACCCCCGTCACCGGTAAAACCGATGATACTTTTATAAGGCCCCGAAGGATAAGTTTCTATAGAATCATAGGAATGAATTCCCGGTTTCCCTATCCCATTGGCACTGTCGTTCTGAACAACAACATACTGGCCTTTTATATCGTGCAGGAAAGTACTGAAATCCCGTGAAAAAAGCAATGTCTGAGATAAAAGCAGTATACATACCACTGTAAAAAATACAGGCTTCATCTGCTTTTCATGTAATTCAGTAAATTCCCTGAACTTTCTCATAATCATCCTACTTTCAGCTGCAGCAGGTCCTATTAACAAATTTATTGAACATTTTACGACTATATTATAACATTTGCACAGTGAATTGCAAGATCATTCTGAAAAGCATTGTACTATATGTACTAGACCATCGAATTAAACTTCATATTCGCCCCTTTATAATATACTAGATTTACTCATTCTTTGCAGGTGCCCCGAAAATAGGGAAGTCGTGGATGAAAACAGATCAGCAGCGGTGAGCCAATATGGGATTTTGAAAAATCATTGATACTTTCCCTTCCATTTTAAATTTATTTCTGTCGTTATACGATTAAGAAATCGCTTTCCTGATCCATATAGTTTATAAAAACAAAAAGAACCGCTATAAAAAATGGATCTTGAATCTCATTTTTTGAAATATAAAAGCTTGTATGAGAAAAGCAT of the uncultured Caproiciproducens sp. genome contains:
- a CDS encoding PTS sugar transporter subunit IIB; amino-acid sequence: MKNIVLTRIDDRLIHGQVVTAWVKQFKVNRIMIVDDPLIKDAFMMKILKAAAPPQISVEVQSVVCAAEILNGGPENGENILILVKTPQALENLIASGVEIKRIILGGMGAKAGRKKFTKNVSASEDEIACMKRIVEKGIEMQYQLVPDERPVNISKFID
- a CDS encoding PTS sugar transporter subunit IIC — protein: MNVIQALLLGVIYYLGNSSLIAGPVGYYTVYRPLVAGFLSGLVLGDPVTGTIVGATINLMYIGFISAGGALPGDPCLAGVLGAALAITAKLSTNAALAIAVPIGLIGTLIWFGRMTFDTIFAHMADKYAEDGKTNKVWIASVLLPQGMLFLITMIPCFLAAYFGAGYIQGAINFLGEKVLNILIIIGGMMPALGIALNLKAIYKGEAKIFFFIGFLITAYFKSVTMIAIGALALCVAIVYMQLKDKIGGAANE
- a CDS encoding HAMP domain-containing sensor histidine kinase, translating into MRKFREFTELHEKQMKPVFFTVVCILLLSQTLLFSRDFSTFLHDIKGQYVVVQNDSANGIGKPGIHSYDSIETYPSGPYKSIIGFTGDGGIDLLHIDGLYPLCPKGVEAKNESARLIGREGNTVLSVDLVNTRKGQSVLMLQIQGDAIASEQTLTENNGKDSMYSNVIKSVGAYNDRVMWRMIFLMLDAVALLFWVVMLEMKLKNTKEDFILSEQIKMAEKDRMILHQSRLASVGELTGDIVHQWKQPLNHLILIVSNIENCYEDEENLELMRSFTKEAKKTIKLMSSTADDFRNFIKPDTEISCFDVAEVVRYAIQMNHDRLIQNNIQINTDNSGNTRVYGYRSQLLQVILNLIGNSVDAIVEKETGDGEICLNLAEEKTDICLSVQDNGGGIPQDSIPHLFQAYFSTKGVSGTGIGLYMSKKIIEETFKGTLTFQNVPGGALFSVSIQKFGEK
- a CDS encoding PTS sugar transporter subunit IIA, whose protein sequence is MVNLILAAHGDYAAAILNSAEMIIGEQDHVQTLGLHLGEDVNELRERVNQAITSALKGGEVIVLTDLKCGSPFNVTAAQMGELDFYHITGMNLPLLLEVLDRRGYESAEEICASIVENGKSTIINVNEMLKEV
- a CDS encoding aldolase, with translation MKRRMNNIIQKDGKAFLVAMDHGTGVYVLPELNHPDKVIEDCIEGGADGFLMSAGTASRFADCVGNKGLLIRADGGTSDLNVNGAPFDLLVSVEDAVRLGADGVVCMDFPGATEEQAYSKILAKLVSDGAKWNMPVGAETLPRGFEFGKFDDLRTPHNLKLAARIGCELGADFIKTPYTGDKESFTELVEGCYRPVLILGGNKRGERELFQEIRDSLDCGAVGVIMGRNIYRNDSPVKMCKAITALVHGNATVDEAMKIIK
- a CDS encoding iron-containing alcohol dehydrogenase, with protein sequence MNYASFCTTNYTLGRGSLSQIGEYKDGRIALVVDRAILKALGLEKTLKEYILNNCEYKVICDVPREPTMEMLKEPIEEIRRYAPKYIVAIGGGSVLDAAKALWLFYELPRYDWNMAFTPYQIEHFPGKATLTVVPTTSGTGSETTGCAVIKDDEKHKRMILSNEILPTSAILDFDLLKSLPKKNIAFSGTDALAHAMEASVSKTASGLVKEIGCQAAITLIKELPRSYSGDADAREKVHIAATMAGSAISNAITGMAHGMDFAGGDFNLPHGLMTGMLLPYTMSYLAPQAFYEKVADQLGITGNSDEKQKELIRTIWKMYDAVGMPKTLAEAGVPEKDYLEKIPAYIERAKADANIILCPKEPTDDELKTLFLQFYYGLKEKNV
- a CDS encoding PTS system mannose/fructose/sorbose family transporter subunit IID; its protein translation is MNNTADAKNAEEIKQGNGTSGKLTRGDVRKSWINWLFHNQACYNYERMQGIGFLHAMVPIINRLYKDDPEGKKAAMQRHTGFFNSEPCFGSPIVGLTVAMEEKRAEGADLDDEAINSVKSGLMGPSSGIGDTVIQGVLVPLLLAFAISISVSGNLVGPVLYSVVITAVILGISYLGFMLGYKKGNEAIINMLESGIINKVVVGASIMGCMVLGALVANYVSLSCSIEIAQSAGKTFSIQKELFDVICPKILPLLLTFGCAKLMDKGHSSIRIMLYIIVFGVVGGLLGII
- a CDS encoding Na-translocating system protein MpsC family protein, which produces MEKVSFLSNLSIILVEDDVETLRQLEIFLHKKAGKIFTATNGVLGLNLFHSVNPDIVITDLKMPLMSGVAMSREIRKTNSDVPIIITTALSDRDIILSAVDVGINKYILKPVDTDDLVAALESVSAKVLKLQQGIATGNGLILDKEEKLKKEDEIKQVFAAMLKQDTGKGPQIIKTNVKGTEIAVELKSVLTKFEMALLKEEKNARVVNYSREIYYYDRKKQMEDELSNVLGLSCSLEDVQVNSTQKVDILLFRLQLS